Proteins encoded within one genomic window of Saccharopolyspora pogona:
- a CDS encoding aminodeoxychorismate lyase, with amino-acid sequence MRVLALLDGTIVDQRAPLFRADDLGVMRGDGIFETILVADRKPRELGPHLDRLEQSAGLMQMRLPERDAWERAAQAVIDNWPWDTAPQMALKLVCTRGVDGGDGTPNGFAMGMQIGADTLRKRAEGVSVVTLERGYAPDLMERAPWLLLSAKTLSYAVNMAAMREAEARGADEVIFTATDGSVLEGPTSTVVIAQGRTLLTTPPSSGILKGTTQGALFRAAEKAGWKTEVAKFPTSALFESDGVWLASSVRLVSQVHTIDGTEIKSDADLHAEINRLYESNY; translated from the coding sequence ATGCGCGTACTGGCACTCTTGGACGGGACGATCGTTGATCAGCGGGCTCCGCTGTTCCGCGCCGACGACCTCGGTGTGATGCGGGGAGATGGCATCTTCGAGACGATTCTGGTCGCCGACCGGAAGCCGCGGGAACTCGGGCCGCACCTCGATCGGCTGGAGCAATCCGCCGGCCTGATGCAGATGCGGTTGCCCGAGCGCGACGCATGGGAGCGGGCCGCACAGGCGGTCATCGACAACTGGCCGTGGGACACCGCCCCGCAGATGGCGCTGAAGCTCGTCTGCACCCGCGGCGTCGACGGCGGCGATGGCACGCCGAACGGCTTCGCGATGGGCATGCAGATCGGCGCCGACACCCTGCGCAAGCGCGCCGAGGGCGTTTCGGTCGTGACGCTGGAGCGCGGCTACGCCCCGGACCTGATGGAGCGGGCGCCCTGGCTGCTGCTGTCCGCGAAGACCCTGTCGTACGCGGTGAACATGGCCGCGATGCGGGAGGCCGAGGCGCGCGGTGCCGACGAGGTGATCTTCACCGCCACCGACGGTTCGGTGCTGGAGGGGCCGACCTCGACGGTCGTGATCGCGCAGGGGCGCACGCTGCTGACCACGCCGCCCAGCTCGGGCATCCTCAAGGGCACCACCCAGGGGGCGCTGTTCCGGGCCGCGGAGAAGGCGGGCTGGAAGACCGAGGTCGCGAAGTTCCCGACGTCGGCGCTGTTCGAGAGCGACGGCGTGTGGCTGGCTTCGAGCGTCCGGTTGGTCAGCCAGGTGCACACCATCGACGGCACCGAGATCAAGTCGGACGCCGACCTGCACGCCGAGATCAACCGCCTCTACGAGTCCAACTACTGA
- a CDS encoding DUF3073 domain-containing protein, whose product MGRGRAKAKQTKVARELKYSSPAMDIEALQRELSVSESGEWSSEDRDDSRDDGYDDYDYDRR is encoded by the coding sequence ATGGGGCGCGGCCGGGCTAAGGCCAAGCAGACGAAGGTGGCCCGCGAGCTTAAATACAGTTCCCCCGCCATGGACATCGAGGCGTTGCAGCGCGAGCTGTCCGTCTCGGAGTCCGGCGAGTGGTCCAGTGAGGACCGCGATGACTCGCGCGACGACGGGTACGACGACTACGACTACGACCGACGTTGA
- the ygfZ gene encoding CAF17-like 4Fe-4S cluster assembly/insertion protein YgfZ: MSSPLLDLPGAVPAPEDAVDAGVPWHFGDPFAEQRSATRSAVLVDRSHREVIAVTGEERLSWLHLVLSQHMTELPDGQGTEALVLDSQGRVDCHMLLAHHEGVVYLDTDAGAQATSALPTMGVDGRQSLLEYLDAMRFWSKVETRDATSEFAVLTAVGPDAGGILARFAPVPSKPYEVKALPGGGFSRFVPFRALPTIDLVVPRASLVEWWTKLTDAGIRPSGTLAFEALRVEALRPRVGLETDERAIPHELGWVHVAAHVAKGCYRGQETVAKVHNVGKPPRRMVLLHLDGSAEILPETGDPVWLGERKVGRVGSVVQHHELGPVALALLKRSAPVDGELVAGDPEQHRAVAAAVDPDSVPPDTGEPPGRVAAQGLRGR, from the coding sequence ATGAGTTCACCCCTGTTGGACCTGCCGGGTGCGGTACCCGCACCGGAGGATGCAGTGGATGCCGGCGTGCCCTGGCACTTCGGCGACCCGTTCGCCGAGCAGCGGTCGGCGACCCGCTCGGCGGTGCTGGTGGACCGCTCGCACCGGGAGGTCATCGCGGTGACCGGGGAGGAGCGGCTGAGCTGGTTGCACCTGGTGCTCTCGCAGCACATGACGGAGCTGCCGGACGGGCAGGGCACCGAGGCGCTCGTGCTGGACAGCCAGGGCCGCGTCGACTGCCACATGCTGCTCGCGCACCACGAGGGCGTCGTCTACCTGGACACCGACGCGGGCGCGCAAGCCACCAGCGCGCTGCCGACGATGGGCGTGGACGGCAGGCAGTCGCTGCTGGAGTACCTCGACGCCATGCGGTTCTGGTCCAAAGTGGAGACTCGGGACGCCACCTCGGAGTTCGCGGTGCTGACTGCGGTCGGCCCGGACGCGGGCGGCATCCTCGCCCGGTTCGCGCCGGTGCCGTCGAAGCCGTACGAGGTGAAGGCCCTGCCCGGCGGTGGATTCAGCCGGTTCGTACCGTTCCGCGCGCTGCCCACCATCGACCTCGTGGTGCCGCGGGCGTCGCTGGTGGAGTGGTGGACGAAGCTGACCGACGCGGGCATCCGCCCCTCCGGCACCCTCGCGTTCGAGGCACTGCGGGTGGAGGCGCTGCGGCCCCGAGTCGGGTTGGAGACCGACGAGCGCGCGATCCCGCACGAGCTCGGCTGGGTGCACGTGGCGGCGCACGTGGCCAAGGGCTGCTACCGCGGCCAGGAAACCGTCGCCAAGGTGCACAACGTGGGCAAGCCGCCGCGGCGCATGGTGCTGCTGCACCTGGACGGCTCGGCGGAGATCCTGCCGGAGACCGGCGATCCGGTTTGGCTCGGCGAGCGCAAGGTCGGCCGGGTGGGCAGCGTGGTGCAGCACCACGAGCTCGGGCCGGTGGCGCTCGCGCTGCTCAAGCGGTCGGCACCGGTGGACGGCGAGCTGGTCGCCGGCGACCCGGAGCAGCACCGCGCGGTGGCCGCGGCGGTGGACCCGGACTCGGTGCCGCCAGACACCGGCGAGCCGCCGGGACGGGTCGCGGCCCAGGGCCTGCGCGGCCGGTAG
- a CDS encoding methyltransferase domain-containing protein produces MDDMIAQPGTYTHGHHESVLRSHRWRTAENSTAFLIPHLRPGTSVLDIGCGPGTITLDFAALVGPGQVLGVDNVDEPLEIARAGAAERGLDNITFANADVYRLPYDDDSFDVVHAHQVLQHLTDPVAALREMRRVCKPGGIVAARDADYGGIRWSPDNPGLDRWLELYRQVAQHNRAFPDGGRYLKTWALAAGFSDITCTASAWCFATPEERTWWGNLWADRIRRSSFAEQAQAHGLTTREELEELATAWHRWIEAEDGWFAVLNGEIACRP; encoded by the coding sequence ATGGACGATATGATTGCGCAGCCGGGCACCTACACCCACGGACACCACGAAAGCGTGCTGCGATCGCACCGCTGGCGGACCGCCGAGAACTCCACCGCGTTCCTGATCCCGCACCTGCGGCCGGGCACCAGCGTGCTCGACATCGGCTGCGGACCGGGCACCATCACGCTGGATTTCGCCGCCCTGGTCGGCCCCGGCCAGGTGCTGGGCGTGGACAACGTCGACGAGCCGCTGGAGATCGCCCGCGCCGGGGCGGCCGAACGCGGCCTGGACAACATCACCTTCGCCAACGCCGACGTCTACCGCCTGCCGTACGACGACGACTCCTTCGACGTCGTGCACGCCCACCAGGTGCTGCAACATCTGACCGACCCGGTCGCCGCGCTGCGCGAGATGCGGCGGGTGTGCAAGCCGGGCGGCATCGTCGCGGCCCGCGACGCGGACTACGGCGGCATTCGCTGGTCACCGGACAACCCCGGCCTGGACCGCTGGCTGGAGCTGTACCGGCAGGTGGCGCAGCACAACCGGGCCTTCCCCGACGGCGGCCGGTACCTGAAGACCTGGGCGTTGGCGGCGGGGTTCAGCGACATCACCTGCACGGCTTCGGCGTGGTGCTTCGCGACGCCCGAGGAGCGCACCTGGTGGGGCAACCTGTGGGCGGACCGCATCCGCCGGTCGTCCTTCGCCGAGCAAGCCCAGGCCCACGGCCTGACGACCCGCGAAGAGCTGGAAGAACTCGCGACGGCCTGGCACCGCTGGATCGAAGCCGAAGACGGCTGGTTCGCCGTCCTGAACGGCGAGATCGCCTGCCGCCCCTGA
- a CDS encoding Fur family transcriptional regulator → MTDQGSLRSTLHQRGMRMTPQRQLVLDAVRELEHATPEQVCRKVQGTASTVNITTVYRALDLLEELGLVRHTHLGHGAPTYSVEEHEHVHLACHHCGTIDEVSTELLDDLSRELLARFGFALDATHLALSGLCRNCCRNADAVEERR, encoded by the coding sequence TTGACCGACCAGGGATCGCTGCGCAGCACCTTGCACCAACGGGGCATGCGGATGACACCGCAGCGCCAACTCGTGCTGGACGCGGTGCGCGAGCTGGAGCATGCGACACCCGAGCAGGTCTGCCGCAAGGTGCAGGGCACCGCCTCGACGGTCAACATCACGACGGTCTACCGCGCCCTCGACCTGCTCGAAGAGCTGGGCCTGGTGCGGCACACGCACCTGGGGCACGGCGCGCCGACCTACTCGGTCGAGGAGCACGAGCACGTCCACCTGGCGTGCCACCACTGCGGCACGATCGACGAGGTCTCGACCGAACTGCTGGACGACCTGTCCCGCGAGCTGCTCGCTCGGTTCGGGTTCGCCCTGGACGCCACCCACCTGGCCCTGTCCGGCCTGTGCCGGAACTGCTGCCGCAACGCCGACGCCGTCGAGGAGCGCCGATGA
- a CDS encoding DinB family protein, with protein sequence MTSTLTGERADILELLQAHRGFLRHTVKDLTDEQARLRPTKSELCLGGLIKHVTAVELNWADFIRNGRAFDAYDEAAFAEQAATFHPTDEETLDVLLAEYEKAAARTDEIVASVPDLDLSHQLPDAPWQEEKGKRWTVRRVLLHIAAETAQHAGHADIIRETIDGQKTMG encoded by the coding sequence ATGACCAGCACCCTGACCGGCGAGCGCGCCGACATCCTGGAACTCCTGCAAGCGCACCGCGGCTTCCTGCGGCACACGGTGAAGGACCTGACCGACGAGCAGGCCCGCCTGCGGCCCACCAAGAGCGAGCTGTGCCTCGGTGGGCTGATCAAGCACGTGACCGCGGTCGAGCTGAACTGGGCCGACTTCATCCGCAACGGCCGCGCGTTCGACGCCTACGACGAGGCGGCGTTCGCCGAGCAGGCGGCGACCTTCCACCCGACCGACGAGGAAACGCTGGACGTGCTGCTGGCGGAGTACGAGAAGGCGGCGGCGCGGACCGACGAGATCGTCGCGTCCGTGCCGGACCTGGACCTCTCCCACCAGCTGCCGGACGCCCCGTGGCAGGAGGAGAAAGGCAAGCGCTGGACGGTGCGGCGGGTGCTGCTGCACATCGCGGCGGAGACCGCGCAGCACGCGGGCCACGCCGACATCATCCGCGAGACCATCGACGGCCAGAAGACGATGGGCTGA
- a CDS encoding RsiG family protein, whose amino-acid sequence MIEVRPGGRRRIDRVLSPDYTSGIEDRTLGEVRELRDEAAQEETDLSYLRRVLHARIDIVRAEQRRRQEGGSASVVEQLVNILADNAVGPATGSGRYQTTEPSRAEAHRRHVEALISDVDLSDVMSLSEAKLDQALAAYTGEEDSVSQRRREVQDVVDRLNAEIARRYREGAASVDDRLAEERDRR is encoded by the coding sequence GTGATCGAAGTCCGCCCGGGTGGACGGCGCCGCATCGACAGGGTCCTGTCCCCGGACTACACCAGTGGCATCGAAGACCGCACGCTCGGCGAGGTGCGGGAGTTGCGCGACGAGGCGGCGCAGGAGGAAACGGACCTCTCATACCTGCGCCGCGTGCTGCACGCGCGGATCGACATCGTGCGAGCCGAGCAGCGGCGGCGGCAGGAGGGCGGGTCCGCGTCGGTCGTCGAGCAGCTGGTGAACATCCTGGCGGACAACGCCGTCGGTCCGGCGACCGGTTCCGGCCGGTACCAGACGACCGAGCCGTCACGGGCCGAGGCGCACCGCAGGCACGTCGAGGCGCTGATCTCCGACGTCGACCTGTCGGACGTGATGTCGCTGTCGGAGGCCAAGCTCGACCAGGCCCTCGCCGCCTACACCGGGGAAGAGGACTCGGTGTCGCAGCGCCGCCGCGAGGTCCAGGACGTGGTGGACCGGCTGAACGCGGAGATCGCCCGCCGCTACCGCGAGGGCGCCGCATCGGTGGACGACCGCCTCGCGGAGGAACGCGACCGGCGGTGA